GCCATCGGCCGCGTCGAGGCCGTCGGCAGCAGCAGCGGCGAAGTCCGCGCCGAGCGCGACGGCCGCCCCGCGCCACTCCCGCGCGCCCACGACCACTTCGCCCGATGATCCGCGCCATCATCGTCTTCTTCACCGTCGCCGTGATGACCGCCGTCTGCGGCGGATGGGTCATCCTCGCCGCCATCTTCCGCATCAAGGACCGCGTCGGCTCCCCCTACGACCGCGCCCCGCGGCTCTGGGCCCGCGGCATCCTCTGGGTCTCCGGCGTCCGCATCGTCGAACACAACGTCGAACGCAAGCGCGGCGACCGCCACATCTTCGTCGTCAACCACGTCGCCAATTACGACGTGCTCGCCGCCGCCGCCAGCTTCCGCTGGATCAAGTTCGTCGCCAAGGCCGAGCTGTTCAAAATCCCGCTCTTCGGCCGCGCCATGCTCGCCGCCGGCATGATCCCCATCGAACGCGCCAACCGAAAGGCTGCGTTTGGCTCCTACTCGCTCGCCACCCAACGCATCGAACTCGGCGCATCCGTCGCTGTCTATCCAGAAGGCACACGCAGCGGCACCTACCCACTCCGTCCGTTCAAGAAGGGCCCCTTCGTGCTCGCCATCCAGGCGCAGGCCCCTGTCGTGCCCGTCCTCGTGCACGGCCAACAGGAAGTGCAACCCAAGGGCCGCTTCTTCGTGCGCCCCGGCACCATGCACATGCACTACCTCGAGGAGATCCCCACCACGGGGATGACCTACGAGGACCGCGATGAACTCGCGCGCCGCACCCACGAATCCATGGCCGCCTGCCTCAAGCAGGAATACGGCGTCG
This window of the Gemmatimonadaceae bacterium genome carries:
- a CDS encoding 1-acyl-sn-glycerol-3-phosphate acyltransferase, which gives rise to MIRAIIVFFTVAVMTAVCGGWVILAAIFRIKDRVGSPYDRAPRLWARGILWVSGVRIVEHNVERKRGDRHIFVVNHVANYDVLAAAASFRWIKFVAKAELFKIPLFGRAMLAAGMIPIERANRKAAFGSYSLATQRIELGASVAVYPEGTRSGTYPLRPFKKGPFVLAIQAQAPVVPVLVHGQQEVQPKGRFFVRPGTMHMHYLEEIPTTGMTYEDRDELARRTHESMAACLKQEYGVDSPPFKGA